A single window of Longimicrobiaceae bacterium DNA harbors:
- a CDS encoding helix-turn-helix domain-containing protein, with product MGKQEANRESTDVVTRPLRADARRNVDAILEAAKRLFAEMGVDVPMRTIAAEAGVGVGTLYRHFPLRSDMIKAIIQREVDACVEYASAAAEQHPPGEALAAWAQKLVDLTATKRGLGTALHSGDAALRSLPEYVLDRLTPVLRQLLDAAAAAGAIHRSVDAGELLMALLRLASPASEGAVDEARRMVGLLVDGLRV from the coding sequence ATGGGGAAACAGGAAGCAAACAGGGAATCGACGGACGTGGTCACGCGACCGCTGCGAGCGGATGCGCGGCGCAATGTGGACGCGATCCTGGAGGCGGCAAAGCGGTTGTTCGCAGAGATGGGCGTGGATGTCCCGATGCGGACCATCGCAGCGGAGGCGGGGGTCGGTGTGGGAACGCTCTACCGCCATTTTCCGCTGCGCTCCGACATGATCAAGGCGATCATCCAGCGGGAGGTGGACGCCTGCGTGGAGTACGCATCGGCCGCTGCGGAACAGCACCCCCCGGGCGAGGCGCTGGCTGCCTGGGCGCAGAAGCTCGTGGATCTCACCGCGACTAAGCGTGGGCTGGGCACCGCCCTACACTCGGGAGATGCGGCTTTGCGCTCCCTCCCCGAATACGTCCTGGATCGGCTCACTCCAGTGCTGCGGCAGCTACTCGACGCGGCTGCCGCGGCCGGCGCGATTCACAGGAGTGTGGATGCGGGCGAGCTCCTGATGGCCCTCCTCAGGCTGGCGTCGCCCGCAAGCGAGGGAGCGGTAGACGAGGCGCGCCGAATGGTAGGGCTGCTGGTGGATGGGCTGCGGGTTTGA
- a CDS encoding monovalent cation:proton antiporter-2 (CPA2) family protein, translated as MHDTSHLRDILVLLAFAIGIVMIFRRVRAGSVLGYLIAGMIVGPYGLSLVHEVERMAILGEFGVVFLLFGIGLELSFERLMALRRLVFGLGGAQVLITAVVVWVVARTLGMENGAAVVLGGGLALSSSAIVLQMMAERGDLSAPHGRAAFGVLLFQDLAVVPLLALVPLLGQEDANVATALGVALLKGVAFVVGLTVLGRILLRPIFHTVARERSGELFTGITLLLVLGIGWMTQEAGLSMGMGAFLAGLLIAETEYVHQVEADIEPFKGILLALFFMVVGMSLDIRLALQNAPTVLALVTALVLVKFGILAALCRAFGFAWGASLRAGLVLSQGGEFAFVLFTLAVAAGALPDSTAQLLTLTVGLSMAVTPGLMFVGRTLEQRLSPIGVPGANMLEEAADLEGHVLIAGYGRVGRTVARLLDAGRIPYVAVDRNAETVAAERSQGHAVYFGDAGRDEVLEAAGAKKARVAVITVDDPRGAERAVHALRHIRADLPILVRAQSVEQCEVLIKAGATHAIPELIEGSLQLGEELLVLLGDERSQARVLLDTFRQRAYARLGDMRPHVAPAGEAIGEKIEARS; from the coding sequence ATGCACGATACCTCGCACCTTCGCGACATTCTCGTCCTCCTGGCCTTCGCCATCGGCATCGTGATGATCTTCCGCCGGGTCCGAGCCGGATCGGTGCTCGGCTACCTCATCGCGGGGATGATCGTGGGCCCCTACGGGCTCTCCCTGGTCCACGAGGTCGAACGCATGGCCATCCTGGGCGAGTTCGGCGTCGTGTTCCTGCTCTTCGGCATCGGGCTCGAGCTCTCCTTCGAGCGGCTGATGGCGCTCCGGCGCCTGGTGTTCGGCCTCGGCGGCGCGCAGGTCCTCATCACCGCCGTGGTCGTGTGGGTGGTCGCCCGGACGCTCGGCATGGAAAACGGCGCCGCCGTGGTCCTGGGCGGCGGGCTCGCTCTCTCCTCCTCCGCCATCGTTCTTCAGATGATGGCCGAGCGCGGAGACCTGTCTGCGCCCCACGGACGGGCCGCCTTCGGCGTGCTCCTCTTTCAGGACCTGGCCGTCGTCCCCCTGCTCGCACTGGTCCCACTCCTGGGGCAGGAGGATGCCAACGTAGCGACGGCGCTCGGCGTCGCGTTGCTCAAGGGCGTCGCCTTCGTCGTCGGCCTCACCGTCCTCGGGCGCATCCTGCTCCGACCCATCTTTCACACCGTCGCGCGGGAGAGGAGCGGTGAGCTGTTCACGGGGATCACCCTGCTCCTGGTGCTCGGCATCGGCTGGATGACGCAGGAGGCGGGGCTGTCGATGGGAATGGGCGCCTTCCTGGCCGGACTCCTGATCGCGGAGACGGAGTACGTCCACCAGGTGGAAGCGGACATCGAGCCGTTCAAGGGCATCCTGCTCGCCCTGTTCTTCATGGTGGTGGGCATGTCGCTGGACATCCGACTCGCCCTGCAAAACGCCCCCACCGTCCTGGCGTTGGTCACTGCTCTGGTGCTGGTGAAGTTCGGCATCCTGGCCGCCCTCTGTCGCGCCTTCGGGTTCGCGTGGGGTGCTTCGCTCCGGGCCGGCCTTGTGCTCTCGCAGGGAGGCGAGTTCGCCTTCGTGCTCTTCACCCTGGCCGTTGCCGCCGGCGCGCTTCCCGACAGCACCGCGCAGCTCCTGACGCTCACCGTCGGCCTCAGCATGGCCGTGACCCCGGGGCTGATGTTCGTCGGCCGCACGCTCGAGCAGCGCCTCTCACCCATCGGCGTGCCGGGCGCCAACATGCTCGAGGAGGCGGCGGACTTGGAGGGTCACGTGCTCATCGCCGGTTACGGACGCGTCGGACGCACCGTCGCCCGGCTCCTGGACGCGGGACGGATCCCCTACGTGGCGGTGGACCGGAATGCGGAGACGGTGGCGGCGGAGCGCTCGCAGGGGCATGCCGTCTACTTCGGCGATGCCGGGCGAGACGAGGTGCTGGAGGCCGCCGGCGCGAAGAAGGCGCGCGTAGCGGTCATAACCGTCGACGACCCCAGGGGCGCTGAACGCGCGGTGCACGCGCTGCGTCACATCCGGGCCGACCTCCCCATCCTCGTCCGGGCGCAGAGCGTGGAGCAGTGCGAGGTCCTGATCAAGGCCGGGGCAACCCATGCGATCCCGGAGCTGATCGAGGGCAGCCTGCAGCTCGGCGAGGAACTGCTGGTGCTCCTCGGCGACGAGCGCAGCCAGGCCCGCGTGCTGCTCGACACCTTCCGCCAGAGGGCCTACGCGCGGTTGGGCGACATGCGTCCGCACGTGGCGCCGGCGGGGGAGGCGATTGGTGAGAAGATAGAAGCTAGAAGCTAG
- a CDS encoding S41 family peptidase, whose amino-acid sequence MTRGSRVRFALLSAGAALVAGVLGTLLVSARLEKRTEQAPTSEASKLLDEVVARLSAAHDIPRDSLYLWAARALVENSGDPYAQLMDPEEYQDFAASTGGAFGGIGSSVDLREGFPTLVEPVAGSPAERAGLQRGDQIVEIDGQSTDGWSIDEVVDALRGPVGESVTLRIRRDGVALPQPFEVVRASVSVPSVIHAYRTEEGIGVIQLSSFGHRAAFEFEAALSHLESEGDLEGLVLDLRGNPGGLLEEALAVADLFLPTGEVLTISTGVGGGVNSEYRARDEEDNAALPIAVLVDGHTASAAEVLAGALQDHDRAVVVGEPTFGKGSVQSIFSLPGGYRLKVTTARWYTPEGRGLDRFHGAFGGTVIETGDRAPSLSLDTGAQADGSGGIQPDVEVADSVVAVRKRAAAQLKNEESGKPFRDLIFAYARRLARDSSLTAGAPPPRDAIDALIAEARRSDLLRVTPNLPVLREYLSFELGYQTAQLRGGSALARRFSDAHDMQVRTAIELIRASSSSRERMNIASAGGD is encoded by the coding sequence ATGACCAGAGGTTCGAGAGTCCGCTTTGCGCTCCTCAGTGCCGGCGCGGCCCTGGTAGCTGGCGTGCTCGGCACGCTGCTCGTCAGCGCTCGGCTCGAGAAGCGAACCGAGCAGGCACCGACGTCGGAGGCCAGCAAGTTACTCGATGAAGTCGTCGCCCGGCTCTCCGCCGCACACGATATTCCGCGGGATTCCCTTTACCTGTGGGCGGCCAGGGCTCTCGTCGAGAATTCTGGCGATCCGTACGCGCAGCTCATGGATCCGGAGGAGTACCAGGACTTCGCCGCCTCCACGGGAGGCGCCTTCGGCGGCATAGGAAGCTCGGTCGATCTGCGCGAAGGCTTTCCGACCTTGGTGGAGCCTGTGGCCGGCTCACCTGCAGAGAGGGCCGGCCTTCAGCGCGGTGATCAGATCGTCGAGATCGATGGACAGAGTACCGACGGCTGGTCGATCGATGAGGTTGTCGACGCCCTGCGTGGACCCGTTGGTGAGAGTGTCACGCTGCGGATCAGGCGCGACGGAGTGGCGCTGCCACAGCCGTTTGAGGTCGTTCGCGCGAGCGTGAGCGTGCCGTCGGTGATCCACGCGTATCGCACGGAGGAGGGGATCGGCGTCATTCAGCTCAGCAGCTTCGGCCACCGTGCCGCGTTCGAGTTCGAGGCCGCGCTCAGCCATCTTGAAAGCGAGGGTGACCTCGAGGGTCTCGTGCTCGATCTCCGGGGCAACCCTGGTGGCCTGCTCGAGGAAGCGCTGGCAGTCGCCGACCTGTTCCTTCCGACGGGAGAGGTTCTGACCATCAGCACTGGTGTCGGAGGGGGCGTCAACTCTGAGTACCGCGCGAGGGACGAGGAGGACAACGCCGCGCTACCGATCGCGGTTTTGGTCGACGGGCACACCGCCAGTGCAGCAGAGGTTCTGGCCGGAGCCCTGCAGGATCACGACCGCGCGGTCGTCGTCGGTGAACCGACCTTCGGCAAGGGGAGCGTGCAGTCCATCTTTTCCCTGCCTGGTGGGTACCGGCTCAAAGTGACCACCGCGCGCTGGTACACGCCGGAGGGTCGTGGCCTGGACCGGTTTCATGGCGCTTTCGGAGGTACCGTCATCGAGACAGGTGATCGTGCCCCCTCGCTTTCGCTGGACACGGGTGCGCAGGCGGATGGATCCGGAGGAATTCAGCCCGATGTGGAGGTCGCCGACTCGGTCGTGGCGGTGCGAAAGAGGGCCGCGGCGCAGCTCAAGAACGAGGAATCGGGAAAGCCGTTCCGCGATCTGATCTTTGCGTATGCACGCAGGCTTGCGCGCGACTCCTCACTGACGGCCGGAGCTCCCCCGCCGCGCGATGCAATTGATGCCCTGATCGCGGAGGCGCGGAGAAGCGATCTGCTTCGGGTGACCCCGAACCTGCCGGTTCTGCGAGAATATCTCAGCTTCGAGCTCGGGTACCAGACCGCCCAGCTTCGTGGCGGCTCGGCCCTCGCGCGGCGGTTCTCCGACGCTCACGACATGCAGGTGCGGACAGCGATCGAGCTGATTCGCGCGTCGTCGAGCTCTCGCGAGCGGATGAACATCGCCAGCGCGGGGGGAGATTGA